One window of the Chitinophaga niabensis genome contains the following:
- the kdpB gene encoding potassium-transporting ATPase subunit KdpB — MKAKDNKLFPADLVKESLRQSFVKLNPRLLIKNPVMFTVEIGTIVMLVVTLNTFFTGDLSQGSFGYNLTIFIVLLLTVLFGNFAEAIAEARGKAQAESLRKTREETPAKKILAVGEMFTDEIKVISSSLLRKGDLFVCEAGDIIPSDGEIVKGLASIDESAITGESAPVIREAGGDKSSVVGGTKVLSDRIVVRVSTEPGESFLDKMIALVEGATRQKTPNEIALTILLASFTLVFIIVCVTLKPFADYAQTPITIAAFISLFVCLIPTTIGGLLSAIGIAGMDRALRANVITKSGKAVETAGDVDVLLLDKTGTITIGNRKATNFYAASSFTSEEFIRASALSSLADETPEGKSIVELAGKEVVSRLSVQGAALVKFTAETRSSGIDLPDGTRIRKGAYDAIRDMAVKAGNEVPAETLQQVKQISSNGGTPLVVAVNNEVMGVIELQDIIKPGIQERFERLRKMGVKTVMVTGDNPLTAKYIAQKAGVDDFIAEAKPEDKMSYIRKEQQEGRLVAMMGDGTNDAPALAQADVGVAMNSGTQAAKEAGNMVDLDNDPTKLIEIVEIGKQLLMTRGTLTTFSIANDVAKYFAIVPALFILSIPALQSINIMQLHSPETAILSAVIFNAIIIPLLIPLALRGVAYKPIGASALLRRNLLIYGLGGVIIPFIGIKLIDMVVSLFY; from the coding sequence ATGAAAGCAAAAGATAATAAACTCTTCCCCGCGGACCTCGTGAAAGAAAGCCTCAGGCAGTCTTTCGTAAAACTGAACCCGCGGTTACTCATCAAAAATCCGGTGATGTTCACGGTAGAGATTGGTACCATCGTTATGCTGGTGGTTACACTCAATACCTTTTTCACCGGCGATCTTTCCCAGGGCAGCTTCGGCTATAACCTGACCATCTTCATCGTGTTATTACTAACGGTGCTCTTCGGCAACTTTGCGGAAGCGATTGCAGAAGCAAGAGGTAAAGCACAGGCAGAAAGTTTACGAAAAACCAGAGAAGAAACACCAGCCAAAAAGATCCTGGCCGTGGGCGAAATGTTTACGGATGAGATCAAAGTGATATCTTCCTCCCTGTTGCGTAAAGGTGATCTGTTCGTTTGTGAAGCAGGCGATATCATTCCCTCAGATGGCGAGATCGTAAAAGGACTGGCCAGTATAGATGAATCTGCTATTACCGGGGAAAGTGCTCCCGTGATCCGGGAAGCCGGTGGCGACAAAAGCAGTGTGGTAGGCGGTACTAAAGTATTGAGCGACCGTATTGTGGTAAGGGTAAGTACAGAACCGGGGGAATCATTTCTTGATAAAATGATTGCACTGGTAGAAGGGGCTACCCGTCAGAAAACACCCAATGAAATCGCCTTAACGATATTATTGGCCAGCTTCACGCTTGTATTCATTATTGTGTGTGTAACGCTGAAACCTTTTGCCGATTATGCGCAAACACCCATCACCATCGCTGCGTTCATTTCTCTTTTTGTCTGTTTGATCCCCACTACTATAGGTGGCCTTTTATCAGCTATCGGTATTGCGGGAATGGACAGGGCTTTGAGGGCGAATGTGATCACCAAATCCGGTAAAGCCGTAGAAACAGCCGGAGACGTGGATGTGCTGTTACTGGATAAAACCGGGACCATCACCATCGGTAACCGTAAAGCCACGAATTTTTATGCAGCCAGTAGTTTTACCAGTGAAGAATTTATTCGGGCCAGTGCATTAAGTTCCCTGGCGGACGAAACGCCGGAAGGCAAATCCATTGTGGAACTGGCAGGTAAAGAAGTGGTGAGCCGTTTATCCGTACAGGGAGCAGCATTGGTGAAGTTCACTGCGGAAACACGCAGCAGTGGTATTGATCTGCCTGATGGTACAAGGATCCGCAAAGGTGCTTACGATGCTATCCGCGACATGGCGGTAAAGGCAGGTAATGAAGTTCCTGCGGAAACATTGCAACAGGTAAAACAGATCTCCAGCAACGGCGGTACACCACTGGTAGTAGCTGTAAACAACGAAGTGATGGGTGTGATCGAATTGCAGGATATTATTAAACCCGGTATCCAGGAACGTTTTGAACGCCTTCGCAAAATGGGTGTGAAAACCGTGATGGTAACAGGTGATAACCCGCTAACCGCAAAATACATTGCACAGAAAGCCGGTGTGGATGATTTTATCGCAGAGGCCAAACCGGAAGATAAAATGAGTTACATCCGCAAGGAGCAGCAGGAAGGAAGACTGGTTGCCATGATGGGTGATGGTACAAATGATGCGCCGGCACTGGCACAAGCGGATGTTGGGGTGGCCATGAACAGTGGTACACAGGCTGCAAAAGAAGCCGGTAACATGGTAGACCTTGATAATGATCCTACCAAACTGATTGAGATCGTAGAGATCGGCAAACAGTTACTGATGACGAGAGGTACATTAACCACCTTCTCTATTGCAAATGACGTAGCAAAATATTTTGCGATAGTGCCCGCCCTCTTCATTCTTTCTATCCCTGCTTTGCAAAGCATCAATATCATGCAGCTGCATAGCCCTGAAACGGCCATCCTGAGTGCAGTGATCTTTAATGCCATCATTATACCATTGCTGATACCATTGGCGCTGAGAGGCGTGGCTTACAAACCAATAGGGGCTAGTGCATTGTTACGCCGTAACCTGTTGATCTATGGCCTGGGAGGTGTGATCATCCCCTTCATTGGTATCAAGCTGATTGACATGGTGGTTTCTTTATTCTATTAA